The sequence ACAGTATAAAATTCTATTGTTTGGGTGCTTGTCACAGGATTGGCATCAAAGGCATATAATCCAATACTTATAAAATCATATTCCTCAACATCAATTTCGAATATTTGTAGCGTTGGAGATACTGTTTCGCTAGTTCCCACAACCAAAGGAGTTACTACACCATTTTTAACCCCTAAAAGCGTTGTGTTTTTAACAACATCACTTGACAAATTAGTATATGGTGTAACTTTTAAAATAAGTTTACCAATTTTTTTGTTACCTTGTTTTGTAGGAATATTCCTCCAAATATTATAATACTGACCACTTCCTGTTTTTGCGGCTGCAGAATTATCTGATTTTAATTGACGACCAAACCAATAAGCAACACCATAAATTGTATATTGATTTGTTTTTGAAATATCAAAAGTATAATCAAGTGTATACTTTGGTTCAACGAAAGATTTTAAAACAGTTTTAGAGTTGTTTATATCACTAATAGAATTTAATATTCTTGTTTCTGATTTACTCCAAGATACTCCATTAAAATAAAACATCGTATCAAAACCTTCTTTCGCTCTTAAATTATTTGCATTAGGGTACTTCTTACCCCAATCTGCTGTACTATTAGGATCAGATGGTTTATCATCTCCTGAAGAAATAGCAGGTTTATAATTACCTGGTTCTGTAGGCGTCGGATCAGTGGGAGATAACACTCCTTTAAAGTCAGATTCTACGATCTTATGAATATCGGTTAATGCATCATTAAATGCACCTAATAATGAATCTTTAGCTGCATTGTCAAGTTTATTGTCAAGAGAAAACTGTAAATCTTTTACAGCTGAAATATCTATTTGGTCATCTTTATGCCAAAACGAATCAAATAAATTGTAAAAAGCTTCTTGAGTGGGTTTCATCCCTTTAGCAAATAATTGCCTTAGATTGATTTTTGAGATTTTTGGCATTATCCTACAAATTTTATATATATTACAATTCTAAAAGGAGACATATTATTATGTTCCTCATCATTTCCTAATACGTTAGTTTTTCCAGCAAATGCTTCTCCGGATGTTGATGTAATTTCGTAATTCCAATCCTCATTAGCTGATGGACTGTCACCCTGAGAAGCAGCAGTTCCGTCTGGATTATTTGAAATTTTTGCGGAGTTAATACCGGAACCGCCAAATATCTTAAAACTATGTTTTGGAAGCTGAGGCATAGTAAGTTTATGGTTCTTTTCACCACCTGTTTTTCCTACTTCATTAAAATCAATATCTGAAGAATCAAGACCTACAGGCATTCGTCCCGAAAAAGTTTTATCTTCTTCCCAACCTTCAGGAATCTCATTAGCTGGTCGAAGAAACAATACCCTACCACCACCTTTTATTATTGGAGCAGCTGCCATTTCTAACTTTGATATTCTTTCTTCCAGCTTATTAAGTGGGGTGACTCTTTTAAGATCATTCCAATTGTAAGCATCTGGAGAAAATCCAAATGTTGCATAGCGATAAGTTGAAAATGGTTTTAAAGAACCATTTTCGAATGCTCTATTTGTTTTTTCCTCTTTAATTATTACGGTTGCTTGTTTTACTGCACCCTTAAAAAAAAGTAATTCTCCGTTAAGAAAAACAACTCCATCAGAAATCGTTAATCCTAAATCTTCACAGCCTGATATTATCGCTTTTTCACCTGCCATTTTGCTTACCCCTTCAATAATAGAATATGCATCCTGCATTTCTTGGAGAACCTTAGTTCCAAAATCAAAGCCCTCAGTTTCGTTAAAATTAAATGTTTTCATCAATTATAATTTTATAGCGCTTGCTCGCTAGTTTATAAAAATCAACTAAAGCTTTTATTTCTATCTTATAGTTTTTAAGCTCCGCTGGTATAACAACAGTAAAATCTATTTTTGTTCTATCTGTTTCTTCATCTGTATAAATGAACATTTTTCCAATCCATTTCGGTTTGTGCTCTCCATCAGTATAGATATAAACAGGTTTTTTTAATAACCCATCAACTATTCTAATTCTTCGCTGATAATCAAAGGTGTCATTTAAGATTTTGCGAAGTTTACAAACCTGTCCATTGTGCTTTACTTTTACTATTGAAGTACTGCGATATATTACAAGTGAATTATTAAGGTCAATAATTTCAGAAGTTGCTAATGTAAGCAGTGCTGTCAACCTTTCTTTTCTAAGAAAGGTGGGCAACAATCTCATAGCCAAAGTCTGTGCATTAAGATTATACCACATATTCAATTATTGTTTTGTTATAATCAATTTCAAAGTATCCGCTTACAGGAATTTTAGAAATTTCAACAGGCTCATAATAACCATAGTCATTTAATTGAGCATCAATCCAAGAAGTTTTTGCTCCTATCAAATGAGGGTTAATTACTCCATCAATCACTTGTAATCTATCAACAAGATGATTTAATACAAGTTCACCATTAAATGGTAATTCCTTTAAAAATTTTTGTAGTGCATCTTTTATTGGCTCATTTCCGTTAAGAATAGAAACTCCATTAGAGTCAATGACATTTGGATCTCGTTTTATTTTAAAATTTAACTGTAATTTGTCAGGTAAAAAGTTTATTACCGTTGTCTGAACCCCTGCATCTTTAATTTCAGCGATATAGCTTTCAAATGCTTCTTTTTGGTCACTAGTTATTGGTTTTAATAATCCACCTGATTCTGTTGCTATTTTAATAATCAACCTACTTTGATCTACACTCTCAGTAACTGCTGAATACTTAATTATTTTAGATTCTTCAATTTGTTCCTGTGTGTATCCGGTATTATTGAATTCATCATCATCCGGGAGTAAAAGGAAACCATATTGAAACCTCAAAGCCATATTTCTATACCATCTTTGAGAATGGGCCTTTTCTTCTTGTATCATAAGAGAGATTTCTTTTTTGCATTCTTCAAAAATTCTTTCATGCATATAGATTCCAAAGGCAAAAACCCATAAAATCAACCTCCATACAGCTGATTTTGAAGATGATGTTAATCCATCCAATGCAGGATATGTAACTTTGTTTTCTAATAATGATGCATGTATTTCGTCTAGTGTTCTCATTGTACTATAAAGTTTTCTTCAATTCCCCAATAATTGATTCCGGATAATGGATTAATTTTAATAATTAGTTCTTCAGTAATTTCAGAAGCTGGCTGCAACTGCTTAAAAACATAATATTGCACTACATCATTATCTATATCGGTATTTACTTCAGAAGTGAAAGGAATTTTAATTGCAGTTCCTGGCTCCAAAAATTGAGAAACTGAAATATTATTGACCAATGCTATTTCAAAACAGTTTTCTGCCTTACCTGTATATTGAATTGCGATATCAATAATTGACTGATTATGTAGTAGTGTTATTGTTGTCATCGGTGATCTCTTTTACTGTTTTTATTCCAGATTTTATCTTTGCCGTTATTTTTTTGAAGTAACTCCAAATATCAAAACCAGCTTTAGGTAAATTTTCAAAAAATATGGAGTAAAATTCTATCGAACAAGCAATTGCTACAGCAAACAAAGACAGAGTGAGTTCATGGTCAGTATATCCATTCTTACCAAAACTTTTCACTCTGAATATGACTTCTATACCATAGGTGCAAAGAATAAAAAGAAAATATGTAACACTTTTAACAATAGATAAGCGAATTCGGGAACTCGAAAATCCATACTTCCAAAAATTTGATTCTATCTTTGAATTTTTCCACATATTCCATGAAGCAAGTACTCCAGTAATAAAATCAGCTGCCATCAATCCAATAAGAAGTATAATCCCCATAAGATTGTCTGAAAATGTTACAAATCCTATTGTTGGTAAAATAATTGCTGGTTTCTTAATTGCAGTTAATACTGCTATTATATGTTTTTTATAAATGAGTAATTCTTTCATACGTTAATAGTTAAGTTTTCAAAACCCTTTGATAAATCAATGTCTGGGTTATGGTAGCCATCAGACTCCAATTGAATGTTTAAATCACGTTTAAACTGGTTTATATTAGGATTTTTCTTTAACTGAAGTACAGCAGCAAAACCAATATTGGGATAAGCCTTGTATTCACCAGGATGAGCAAATGTGATATCAATTACATGTTGTCGATCAGATTCACCAATAACAAAATCACCATTTTCTACTTTTAACTCATAATTCTCGTCTACTGTTAAATCTTGTCTCATTATTATGTTATTTTTGCAGTCCCAGTAAAAGGACCTTGATTTGATGTTCCTGTTATCTCAATAGAAGCACTTTTTAAATAGTCTTTAACCAACTTTAAAAGTTGGACGGCATAATCTTGCTTAGCGGCATCTCTGTCCGTTTTAGCTTCCATCTTTGTCTGAAGATCTACAGCTTGCTGTATGAATTGAGCGTCGTTTAATGCCATTATGTAAATAGATTTTCAGTTGTGCTTTTAAGCTTTTCAAATTTCAGTTTGTCAACATCAGAAAATTGCCCAGGCCCTGAAGGAGTAGTAATTATTGCATTCTTTAGATTCTCGAAACCATTAGTTAAAATTTTCTTTAAGTCACTGGATTCATTCTTGAATTCAAATTTTCCCCCAGACATTTCAAAGTGTGCACCTCCTATGGTTATTAGAACCTTATCAATTTCTGTGTATTTAACCAGGGTTGTTTCTGCTTGTTCATTCTCTACAACTAAACAAAGAACTTCAGATCCGATCTTTGGGTAAATAACAATACAATCATTAAAGCTTTTATCAATTGCATTGAGTCGAACATCATAAAGAGGTGGCAGATCCTGCCTTTCTACAGTACATGTCATTCCGGTTATCTCAGCAACTGTTCCAATGGATGTATATCTGGTTACTGGTAGAGCGTTTCCGCTTATAGCCCTAATAGCTTCAACAAACTTCTCCACGGTATTTTATATAAAATGAAACCAATCAAAGCTAAAAATGTAATCTTACCGAGCCACAGGTAAAGCTTTTGAAAAAAAGAAAGCTTTATAGGAACCTCAACCGGTACTTTAATTTCAACGGGGTACGAAACCTGTACCGTTTTGATGCGTTCTTTATTTTCTTCAGTATATTTTTCCTTCCATTTCATGAACAATTTTTGTGCTTCCGTATTAACTAAAACGGTGAGTTTACCATCCTTTAGAATCACTTCAGATTTTACTCCATCTGTTTTCTTTTGTGTAGGATCTCTAAGCACTGGCTTATTTCCTAAGCACTCAATGTAAGCATCATAATATAAACTATCAGAAACAGAAACTAAAACAGTATCCCTTTCAGTGATAGTTATTGTTTTATTGCTTACAATGCTATCCTTTTCTATTCTTGGTGGAAGCGGTTCCGGTTGTTTGTTTCTTATGTTGCACCCTTGGAGTAACAGTGATGTAACCATAATTAGGGCGATTGTATTCTTCATTACTTTTGATTTTAAATGATATTTTGTTTTGGCGTTGGATTCCGCCGGACTCATCAACGGTTGTTGTTACACCGTCAATAAAATACTGTCCGTCACGATAACCATCAGGATAATTTGGATCAATAATTTCACCACTGTCTCCGACTTCAGTACGAGGATAAAACCAGGAATCAATACTTCCTTCATAGCCATCAAAAACTATTGAATTGTAGTACTTTTCAGCCCATACTTTTAATTGTTCCTGGTTAAGGTTAAGAGGAGCATGTAAGGATATTTCAGATTCTCCAACATCCCCGAATTCATACGTGACTTTTTTGTTCGCAGATCCTTTCTGCATTGAAACAGCCTTAACATATCTTTTACGGCTTGTTTTTACTTTGTACCTTAGATCACTGCTTTCACGGATGTTTTTACCAAAAATGAATTTATGTTTAGTTTGTGGTTTAAAGTCTACTGTAAGGCCTGCATATAATACTTTACCTTTAAAAAAGCATCTTACTCCAAATTTATCTTTCAAGTCCTCAATCACCTTGTAAGGGGTGGCACGTTCAATCATGTATTTTCCTACAGGCATATCCAAAGCATTGATCTGATATCCGGGGGCGATAAATTGTAAAACTTCCTTGAGGTTGGCAGATTTGAAAGTGTGGTTGATTAAAGGCATTTTCTTTAGTTTGTACATTTCATCTTCACACTCAATTACAATGGGAATTTCTGCACCGAGTTCTGAAATATATCCAGTGAATTCAGTGACAATATCGCCATCATATCCAAACTCAATAACTATCGAATCACCTACTTTAATGAACTCTAATAGGTTTTTCCGTTCTATAGAAAGCCGATTATTATTTTCTATTGCATTTTTAAACTCCCTTGGAAGTTCAATGGAAGCTATATCTGCAAATTTCTCAATAGTACTTTCTATTTTAATTGACTTAGCCACGTAGAACTGAACACGTTCTGCAATGGTAATTCTAATATCAATATTATAATAATGAATTGGCATTAGTCCGGATTTATTAAAGTAAAACCAACTTCATTAATACTGGAAGCGTTCAAGGTAAATTGCATTGTGTCCTGGAAGCCTTCAACCGGAGTTATTGAAACATCCTTCAGATAAATATTTTTAATATTCTTTTCAATAAACTGAACACCTTCAACCTCAATTACATTATTATGATCAAATAATCTACATAGCTGATCTATTTTTTTTGAAGGATAATTCCTATTTTCAACGTCAATCAGTACACCTCTTATCTCAATGTTCCAGGGCTTGGTTCCCCACCTTTCTATAACTATTGCATCACCTCCGGAAACTTGAGTTTCAATAAGACTTTTTTCCCTGCTGAAGTTCATCATTAGTGGTGGAGCGTAGATATTATTATCATCAGTACCCTCAAGCATTTTTGCAAAAGAAAGCTCTATTCTATTACTATCTGTACCAAATGACATAGTTACTTCCTCAAAGGCTGGATCAAAATCTTCATATACCTCAACATTATACTTGTTGTCTTCCTGAGTAACTACAGCTTGATTAATTTTATTGCTAATAGCCATTATTCCAAAAGCAGCTGCATATCTTGCTGCCAAATTGATCACAATTGATTCACCGTTTGTCATTATTGAAGTTTTTTAGCGCTTAATATTCCCATGTCTGCAAGCCAACCAATTTGAGCCCATTTCATTGCCCAGGTATCGTCATCCAGTTCCTCAGGGAAAGGGATGTGCAGAAAATGACTGATCATAGCATCAGCCTTTAAAAACAAATCCCCGTCCTCCTTATAGTTTAGTCCGGAACAAGCTTCTAAACAGTCCCAAACTTTCCCGTCCTAATAGGAATAAGCTCTGTTAAAAGTCCGGCTGCTGCATAAAACAGTCCATCATCACCAAGAACTTCCTCTTTACTTGTCAGAATACAGTTTTTAACCAGGATCTCCTGTCCTTTTTTCGGATCAGTTGACATAAACTTCATGGATTGACCTACTACAGACCTGGAAGGGACTAAGGCCAACACTTCAATTTCTTCTGTAGATTCGTCATTCATCGGAAGAATTAAGGATTTTAGTTTATCACCATGCTCTTTTTTTAGAGCGTCTTTTGTTTCTTGAGATACGTTTTGTAACATTTTTAAAGATTGTTTAAATATTAATTAATAGTTTGAATTTATGGGAAAACATCAAGATCTACTTTTAAGGCAAATAGATCAAACTGCTTTTCTAGGCCCATGTCCCCAGTGACATCACGTCCGTTACTTTGGAATTTAGCCAGGATTCTATCTACAACGATTACATTAAATTCATTAACGTATTCAACCGTGATAATAAAAGGTTTGATCTTTAACAGATCACCACCCGCAGCGCGTTCCAATGGAACCAAATCCGCCATCATAACAGTCATTGATGCAGATGGTGTTTTTTTACCCCAAGACCAGGATGTGGCGTTAACTCCTAAAGTATGATTTAATTGATGCTCCTGCTCATTTCCATAGGTAATGGATTTAACATTGATCGGAACTGCGTTGATTTGTACCTTGACATCAACACTGTCATAGGCTTTGCCATTTCTGATGATATCACTCATGATTATAATTGTGTTTTAAGGTTAACCGTTCCGTTAATTTCACCTACATTTCCTTTTGGAACCACCTTGAAGCCAATAGTAAGAACCTTAGCCACAATAACATCACTGTTAGGATCTACGTATGTTTTTCCGCCGGAAATTTCCCCAGCCCTTTGCATATCAGCAAAGACGCTATCGCCTAAAGCTTCAAGAGCTACAACTACACCTGGAAGTAATTTCCCTGTCTCAGGATTCACTGCCGGATCTGTTTTAACTTTTGGCAGGTATATAGTTCTTAAAAGTCTTCTAACCTTTTTAGCTGTCCTTCCATACGCCACTGTATGCTCGTTTATGTTGTTTTCATCATCCAAAATAATTGGTGCACAAACGTGGTCATTATTAAATCTTACACCAGCTAGTCCGGTATAAGTAAGCCCAAACACATAACCTTTGTTTTCAAGTGTTTGAAGATCAGAATACTGTTCCTTTGTCAGCTTATGATTTGATAGCCCTGGATTAACAAGCAGTTTTTTAGGTCCGTTTGTAAGGTTTTTCGTTTCATTTTCCCCAATATTCTGATTAACAGAACATGAAGCACAAACACCTAAAACAGTTCCAATGTTAGCATATTTCTGAGCATGTCCGGTCTTCTTTGAAGCAACATCATAATCCTGTCCAATTACTAATGTAACACCCTCAGCCGATAGATTTTCGATATCTCGTAAATCCGCAGAACTGGCAGCAGAACCTCCATAAGCGTATCCTTCAAGAAATACTGAAACAGGCATGAAATTTAATTCGGACCATTCTTCCAATACCTTCGCTTTTGCAATTGAATTATATACATCATCCGGCAAACCGTTAAGCATTGTTACCGTTGCAGCTTCAGGGAGATTAAGACCGATTGCAATCTGCTTTATTTTTCCTTCTGCAAAAAGCAGTAATTTTTTGGCAGACTCATCACATAGATCCACAAGTTTTTTTGTCTGTTCTTCCAGGATTAAGTAACATTCTGTTCCTATAGGTGCAAAACGGAAGAACTCAGATAGATGCTCATAAACATGAACATTGTTAGTACTGTCATACTCTTTTGTAATTCCAAGGCTTTCAACATCTTCAATGTTGTAAACAGCCTTTGGAGTGCTAAATGTTAGGTTCGTTGGCTTTGGCCCGGTTAGGACCATTCCACTGATGGAATCATCACTACCAAGCCTGTTAGTACCAACTTTACCCTTTTTAAAATTTACACCGTTGATATTTGACATAATGAAATTTATTTAGGTTCATCATCTGAAGCGATTTTTTGACCTCTTTTGATGGTTTCAATTTTTCCCTCTTTTTCCCCTTCTTTTACTTTTGGAAGGCTATAGTTGGCCCAATTAAGATTGGTGAACCATTCACCGTCAGGGTTTAAATAAAGTTCCTTAACAGAGGGATTCTCTTTAAAGAACTTTTCAGAATATTCTTTCTGTACTTTATTCATGACTATAATTTTTAAGGTGCAACATTATCAGAAACAATAGCCCCAAAACCATGCTCCTGGCGTTTATCACAAAGTCCATAACAGTGAAGTCTCAATTCAGATGTTGGATCTTTGGATCTTGTGTCTTGTTCCATTGGCTTTGAAAGTGTAATAACATCTTCAATATGGTACAGTGTACTTGGAGCATAGAAGAATGTTGAAGCCAGCTGATCTCCGGCTGCGTATTGCGCCCCCAATGATTTTAATACACCTGCTGCATTATAAGATGGTGCTGCTGTATTTTCAAAAATATTCAGGTTAAAG is a genomic window of Chryseobacterium nakagawai containing:
- a CDS encoding nucleotidyltransferase encodes the protein MRTLDEIHASLLENKVTYPALDGLTSSSKSAVWRLILWVFAFGIYMHERIFEECKKEISLMIQEEKAHSQRWYRNMALRFQYGFLLLPDDDEFNNTGYTQEQIEESKIIKYSAVTESVDQSRLIIKIATESGGLLKPITSDQKEAFESYIAEIKDAGVQTTVINFLPDKLQLNFKIKRDPNVIDSNGVSILNGNEPIKDALQKFLKELPFNGELVLNHLVDRLQVIDGVINPHLIGAKTSWIDAQLNDYGYYEPVEISKIPVSGYFEIDYNKTIIEYVV
- a CDS encoding DUF6046 domain-containing protein gives rise to the protein MTNGESIVINLAARYAAAFGIMAISNKINQAVVTQEDNKYNVEVYEDFDPAFEEVTMSFGTDSNRIELSFAKMLEGTDDNNIYAPPLMMNFSREKSLIETQVSGGDAIVIERWGTKPWNIEIRGVLIDVENRNYPSKKIDQLCRLFDHNNVIEVEGVQFIEKNIKNIYLKDVSITPVEGFQDTMQFTLNASSINEVGFTLINPD
- a CDS encoding phage holin family protein, producing MKELLIYKKHIIAVLTAIKKPAIILPTIGFVTFSDNLMGIILLIGLMAADFITGVLASWNMWKNSKIESNFWKYGFSSSRIRLSIVKSVTYFLFILCTYGIEVIFRVKSFGKNGYTDHELTLSLFAVAIACSIEFYSIFFENLPKAGFDIWSYFKKITAKIKSGIKTVKEITDDNNNTTT
- a CDS encoding oxidase, which gives rise to MRQDLTVDENYELKVENGDFVIGESDRQHVIDITFAHPGEYKAYPNIGFAAVLQLKKNPNINQFKRDLNIQLESDGYHNPDIDLSKGFENLTINV
- a CDS encoding DUF2586 family protein, with protein sequence MSNINGVNFKKGKVGTNRLGSDDSISGMVLTGPKPTNLTFSTPKAVYNIEDVESLGITKEYDSTNNVHVYEHLSEFFRFAPIGTECYLILEEQTKKLVDLCDESAKKLLLFAEGKIKQIAIGLNLPEAATVTMLNGLPDDVYNSIAKAKVLEEWSELNFMPVSVFLEGYAYGGSAASSADLRDIENLSAEGVTLVIGQDYDVASKKTGHAQKYANIGTVLGVCASCSVNQNIGENETKNLTNGPKKLLVNPGLSNHKLTKEQYSDLQTLENKGYVFGLTYTGLAGVRFNNDHVCAPIILDDENNINEHTVAYGRTAKKVRRLLRTIYLPKVKTDPAVNPETGKLLPGVVVALEALGDSVFADMQRAGEISGGKTYVDPNSDVIVAKVLTIGFKVVPKGNVGEINGTVNLKTQL